The Ruania alba genome has a window encoding:
- a CDS encoding DedA family protein, which produces MFEAIQEPVLAMAASPWVLLVLFAGCVIDGFFPPVPSESLVIALTSLAISHEAPNLWWIGLVAAAGAFLGDNIAYAIGTKLPIHSFRIFRSRRGQKTLAWAERALAKRGAVFILAARYIPIGRVAVNMTAGAVGYPYRRFVVVAAIAAVMWSGYSIGLGASAGAALHANPLLGVGAGVVLGVVMGVLVDGVVRLVLRRRGIDPIEQMHEVVHQREESEDPQALEPRH; this is translated from the coding sequence GTGTTCGAAGCAATCCAGGAGCCAGTGCTGGCTATGGCGGCCTCGCCGTGGGTGCTGCTCGTGCTCTTCGCCGGGTGTGTGATCGACGGGTTCTTCCCGCCTGTTCCCAGTGAATCCCTGGTGATCGCGTTGACCAGTCTGGCGATCTCCCACGAGGCCCCGAACCTGTGGTGGATCGGCCTGGTCGCGGCGGCAGGTGCCTTTCTCGGTGACAACATCGCGTACGCGATCGGGACGAAGCTGCCGATCCATAGCTTCCGGATCTTCCGCTCACGGCGCGGTCAGAAGACACTGGCCTGGGCTGAGCGCGCCCTGGCCAAACGTGGTGCGGTCTTCATCCTCGCGGCCAGGTACATCCCGATCGGACGCGTCGCCGTGAACATGACCGCGGGTGCCGTGGGGTATCCCTATCGGCGTTTCGTTGTGGTTGCGGCGATCGCGGCGGTGATGTGGTCGGGGTACTCGATCGGTCTGGGAGCGAGCGCCGGTGCCGCGTTGCATGCGAACCCTCTGCTCGGAGTTGGCGCGGGCGTCGTTCTCGGTGTGGTGATGGGGGTCTTGGTGGATGGTGTGGTGCGACTGGTGTTGCGCCGTCGGGGGATCGACCCGATCGAGCAGATGCACGAGGTGGTGCATCAGCGTGAGGAGTCAGAGGACCCTCAGGCGCTTGAGCCGCGTCACTGA
- the coaA gene encoding type I pantothenate kinase, with protein sequence MATSDLALATGSTTVSPYVEFDRAAWSRLSASTPLPLTADDVERLRGLGDPIDLAEVDTAYRPLSRLLTLYVAASQRLRATTSTFLGERAHRTPFVIGIAGSVAVGKSTAARVLRELLRRWPETPRVELVTTDGFLHPNAELQRRGLMERKGFPESYDRRALLEFLTQVKAGAERVTAPVYSHLTYDIVPDATVEVRSPEVLIVEGLNVLAPARVTADGEASLAVSDFFDFSIYIDAATDHVKQWYVDRFLDLRQTAFADERSYFHRYAGLDDDAARERAMQIWESINEPNLVENVLPTRGRATLVLTKDADHRLSRFGLRKI encoded by the coding sequence GTGGCGACATCTGACCTTGCTCTGGCGACCGGCTCAACGACCGTGAGCCCGTACGTGGAGTTCGACCGCGCGGCCTGGAGCCGGCTGTCCGCGTCCACCCCACTCCCGCTGACCGCGGACGATGTGGAGCGCCTGCGCGGGTTGGGCGATCCGATCGACCTCGCCGAGGTGGACACCGCCTACCGCCCGCTCTCTCGTCTACTCACCCTGTACGTGGCCGCCTCGCAGCGCCTGCGTGCCACGACCTCGACCTTCCTGGGCGAGCGGGCGCACCGGACGCCGTTCGTGATCGGCATCGCGGGATCGGTGGCGGTGGGCAAGTCGACGGCGGCCCGGGTGCTGCGCGAACTGCTGCGGCGCTGGCCGGAGACTCCGCGGGTGGAGCTGGTGACCACGGACGGCTTCCTGCATCCCAACGCGGAGCTGCAGCGGCGTGGCCTGATGGAGCGCAAGGGGTTCCCGGAGTCCTACGACAGGCGCGCGCTCCTGGAGTTCCTCACCCAGGTGAAGGCGGGAGCAGAACGGGTGACGGCGCCGGTGTACTCCCACCTCACCTACGACATCGTGCCTGATGCCACGGTGGAGGTGCGCTCGCCCGAGGTACTGATCGTGGAGGGTCTGAACGTGCTCGCCCCGGCACGGGTGACGGCGGACGGGGAGGCAAGCCTCGCCGTCAGCGACTTCTTCGACTTCTCCATCTATATCGATGCCGCCACCGACCACGTGAAGCAGTGGTACGTGGACCGCTTCCTCGACCTGCGGCAGACCGCGTTCGCGGACGAACGCTCCTATTTCCACCGCTATGCCGGGCTCGACGACGACGCCGCACGGGAACGCGCGATGCAGATCTGGGAGTCGATCAACGAACCCAACCTGGTGGAGAACGTGCTCCCCACCCGCGGACGGGCCACCCTGGTGCTGACCAAGGACGCCGACCACCGGTTGAGCCGCTTCGGGCTCCGGAAGATCTGA
- the glmS gene encoding glutamine--fructose-6-phosphate transaminase (isomerizing) — MCGIVGYVGAKVPSSRPLDVVMEGLGRLEYRGYDSAGVAVATPEGLASAKKAGKLTNLVGELEQRNLPEGTAAIGHTRWATHGAPTDVNAHPHLAGEGRIAVIHNGIIENFHALKNELTAAGVTFVSETDTEVVAHLLARAYDDIGNLTEAMRSTVGRLEGAFTLLALHVDSPGTVVAARRNSPLVIGLGEGENFLGSDVSAFIASTREAMEMGQDQIVTITADDVVVTDVDGGRVEPRRFTVDWDADAAVKGGFATFMEKEIHDQPQAVADTLLGRVDAEGQLMLDEMRIPESVMRSIDKIVVIACGTASYVGHVAKYAIEHWCRIPVEVELAHEFRYRDPVVSEKTLVVAVSQSGETMDTIMAIRHAREQGAKVLAIVNTHGSTIARESDAVLYTHAGPEVAVASTKAFLAQITACYLLGLYLAQLRGNKFPDEIRETLEQLRQMPDKVKRVVDAEEQVQTIAAEMKDERTVLFLGRHVGFPVALEGALKLKELAYIHAEGFAAGELKHGPIALIEPGQPVFVIVPSPRGRDALHAKVISNIQEIRARGARTLVIAEDGDTDVEPFADVVFRVPRTPTLLAPLVTVVPLQIFAAALATAKGLDVDQPRNLAKSVTVE; from the coding sequence ATGTGTGGAATCGTCGGATATGTCGGGGCCAAGGTGCCCAGCTCCCGTCCCCTCGACGTGGTCATGGAGGGGCTCGGTCGACTCGAGTACCGCGGCTACGACTCGGCCGGGGTGGCAGTCGCGACACCGGAAGGGCTCGCCTCGGCGAAGAAGGCGGGCAAGCTGACCAATCTGGTGGGCGAACTGGAGCAGCGGAACCTGCCCGAGGGTACGGCAGCGATCGGCCACACTCGCTGGGCGACCCACGGCGCCCCCACGGACGTCAACGCCCACCCGCACCTGGCGGGAGAGGGGCGGATCGCCGTCATCCATAACGGCATCATCGAGAACTTCCACGCGCTGAAGAACGAGCTCACCGCCGCCGGTGTCACCTTCGTGTCCGAGACCGACACCGAGGTGGTCGCCCACCTGCTCGCTCGCGCCTACGACGACATCGGCAACCTCACCGAGGCGATGCGCTCCACGGTGGGTCGCCTGGAGGGCGCCTTCACGCTGCTCGCCCTGCACGTCGACTCCCCGGGAACCGTCGTCGCGGCACGCCGCAACTCGCCGCTGGTGATCGGCCTCGGTGAGGGGGAGAACTTCCTCGGCAGCGACGTCTCCGCGTTCATCGCCTCCACCCGCGAAGCGATGGAGATGGGACAGGACCAGATCGTCACCATCACCGCCGACGACGTGGTGGTCACCGACGTCGACGGTGGTCGGGTGGAGCCGCGCCGATTCACCGTGGACTGGGACGCGGATGCCGCCGTCAAGGGCGGTTTCGCGACCTTCATGGAGAAGGAGATCCACGACCAGCCGCAGGCGGTGGCGGACACGCTGCTCGGCCGCGTCGACGCCGAGGGCCAGCTGATGCTGGACGAGATGCGTATCCCCGAGTCCGTGATGCGTTCGATCGACAAGATCGTGGTGATCGCGTGCGGGACCGCCTCCTACGTGGGGCACGTGGCCAAGTACGCGATCGAGCACTGGTGCCGGATCCCAGTGGAAGTGGAACTCGCCCACGAATTCAGATACCGCGACCCGGTGGTGAGCGAGAAGACGCTGGTGGTCGCGGTCTCCCAGTCCGGGGAGACGATGGACACCATCATGGCCATCCGGCATGCCCGCGAGCAGGGGGCGAAGGTCCTCGCGATCGTGAACACCCACGGGTCCACGATCGCCCGCGAGTCCGACGCGGTGCTGTACACCCACGCCGGCCCCGAGGTCGCGGTCGCCTCGACGAAGGCGTTCCTCGCCCAGATCACCGCCTGCTACCTGCTCGGGCTCTACCTCGCCCAGCTGCGTGGGAACAAGTTCCCCGACGAGATCCGCGAGACGCTCGAACAGTTGCGGCAGATGCCGGACAAGGTCAAGCGAGTGGTGGACGCCGAGGAGCAGGTGCAGACCATCGCGGCAGAGATGAAGGACGAGCGCACCGTCCTCTTCCTCGGCCGCCACGTGGGCTTCCCAGTCGCCCTGGAAGGTGCGCTCAAGCTCAAGGAGCTCGCATACATCCACGCCGAAGGGTTCGCCGCCGGTGAGCTCAAGCACGGCCCGATCGCCTTGATCGAGCCGGGGCAGCCGGTGTTCGTGATCGTCCCTTCGCCGCGCGGCCGGGACGCACTGCACGCGAAGGTGATCTCCAACATTCAGGAGATTCGTGCCCGCGGTGCCCGCACCCTGGTGATCGCCGAGGACGGGGACACCGACGTGGAGCCGTTCGCCGACGTCGTCTTCCGGGTGCCGCGGACCCCGACCCTGCTGGCACCGTTGGTGACCGTGGTACCCCTGCAGATCTTCGCCGCCGCGCTCGCCACCGCGAAGGGGCTCGACGTGGACCAGCCGCGCAACCTGGCCAAGTCCGTCACCGTCGAGTAG
- a CDS encoding holo-ACP synthase has protein sequence MIVGVGIDVVDVDRFTSTLERAAGLRERLFTPAERELAPASLAARFAAKEAIAKALGAPGGMSWQDATVHRVVGGAPIVDLSGTVLAAAEARGVRSWHLSISHDAGIASAVAIAEG, from the coding sequence GTGATTGTGGGCGTCGGGATCGACGTGGTGGACGTCGACCGGTTCACCAGCACCCTCGAGCGGGCTGCGGGTCTGCGCGAGCGGTTGTTCACCCCCGCCGAGCGGGAGCTGGCACCGGCGTCGCTCGCGGCCCGGTTCGCCGCGAAAGAGGCGATCGCGAAAGCACTCGGTGCTCCCGGCGGGATGAGCTGGCAGGACGCGACCGTGCACCGGGTGGTCGGCGGCGCACCCATCGTCGACCTGTCCGGCACGGTGCTCGCTGCCGCCGAGGCACGCGGCGTCCGCTCCTGGCACCTGTCCATCTCCCACGACGCCGGGATCGCCTCCGCGGTGGCCATCGCCGAGGGGTGA
- a CDS encoding NAD(P)H-hydrate epimerase, with protein MIRGYGAEEVRAAEAPALAAGVPLMLWAARGVAAAVRQVLTERRVSRRSARVLVLVGGGNNGGDGLHAAALLAERGITVTVALARVEVHAEGLAHARARGVRIVDVAEGPDGGPWVAEAERSHVWVDALAGIGVHGGLRGVSAAVVERLDQVRCGQRVIAVDTPSGVGADSGAVAGPVLHADRTVTMGAMKAGLLLPPAAGMAGSVQVLDLGLGAAFAAQAAAVTRLEVCDVARLWPVPGQADHKYSRGVLGVVAGSARYPGAAVLTTGAALRTGCGMVRYLGQEPAVADRVLDHYPEAVTAPGRVQALVVGPGLAGVSDRGRVVAQIEAADQAAVRAGVPLPAVVWDAGALAALPTDPEVNRRRRTVLTPHAGELAELLRARRHPVDRAAIESDPARWVRTAAEVTGATVLLKGAVTLVAAPDASDSRSGGGSRVRPSGTGFDGGNGIPPDDLPLLSQADGPPWLATAGSGDVLAGILGALLATSDAPAPELAAAAALVHGRAAQAANPGGPVTPSDLVAALPATVADLLTAR; from the coding sequence ATGATCCGCGGATACGGGGCAGAGGAGGTCCGCGCGGCCGAGGCGCCGGCGCTCGCGGCCGGTGTGCCGTTGATGCTTTGGGCCGCCCGCGGTGTGGCGGCGGCCGTGCGGCAGGTGCTCACCGAGCGGCGGGTGTCACGGAGATCGGCCAGGGTACTGGTGCTGGTCGGCGGCGGGAACAACGGGGGAGACGGGCTGCACGCCGCGGCACTGCTCGCCGAGCGCGGGATCACGGTGACCGTCGCACTCGCACGGGTCGAGGTACACGCCGAGGGGCTCGCCCACGCGCGGGCACGGGGCGTGCGGATCGTCGACGTTGCCGAGGGTCCCGACGGCGGCCCCTGGGTTGCCGAGGCCGAGCGCTCGCACGTGTGGGTGGACGCCTTGGCAGGCATCGGCGTGCATGGCGGACTGCGGGGGGTGAGCGCTGCCGTCGTGGAGCGTCTGGACCAGGTGCGCTGCGGGCAACGGGTGATCGCCGTGGACACCCCGAGCGGGGTGGGCGCCGACTCCGGTGCGGTGGCCGGCCCGGTGCTGCACGCCGACCGAACGGTGACGATGGGCGCGATGAAGGCGGGACTGCTGCTCCCGCCTGCAGCGGGGATGGCCGGATCCGTGCAGGTGCTCGACCTGGGTCTGGGGGCAGCGTTCGCAGCTCAGGCTGCGGCGGTGACCCGGCTGGAGGTCTGCGATGTGGCCCGGCTGTGGCCGGTGCCCGGCCAGGCCGATCACAAGTACAGCCGTGGGGTGCTCGGGGTGGTCGCGGGATCGGCGCGATACCCGGGGGCAGCGGTGCTCACCACTGGTGCGGCGTTGCGCACCGGGTGCGGCATGGTCCGCTACCTCGGGCAGGAGCCTGCGGTAGCCGACCGGGTGCTGGACCACTACCCGGAAGCGGTGACGGCGCCGGGCCGCGTGCAGGCGCTCGTGGTGGGCCCTGGCCTCGCCGGCGTGAGCGACCGGGGACGGGTGGTCGCGCAGATCGAGGCGGCCGATCAGGCAGCCGTCCGGGCCGGCGTGCCACTGCCCGCCGTGGTGTGGGACGCCGGGGCGCTGGCAGCGCTGCCCACCGACCCCGAGGTGAACCGGCGCCGCCGCACCGTGCTCACGCCGCATGCCGGAGAGCTGGCCGAGCTGCTCCGGGCTCGTCGTCACCCGGTTGATCGCGCCGCGATCGAGTCCGACCCGGCCCGATGGGTGCGCACCGCTGCCGAGGTCACCGGTGCGACCGTGCTGCTCAAGGGGGCGGTGACCCTGGTGGCGGCCCCGGACGCATCCGACTCCCGTTCCGGCGGTGGAAGCCGCGTCCGGCCGTCCGGAACGGGATTTGATGGCGGGAACGGGATTCCTCCTGATGATCTCCCTCTGCTGAGCCAGGCCGACGGACCGCCGTGGTTGGCCACGGCCGGCTCCGGTGACGTGCTCGCCGGGATCCTCGGTGCTCTGCTGGCCACCAGTGACGCCCCGGCCCCGGAGCTGGCCGCCGCGGCCGCGCTGGTGCACGGACGTGCCGCCCAGGCGGCGAACCCGGGCGGGCCAGTGACGCCGTCGGACCTGGTGGCGGCACTGCCTGCCACCGTGGCGGACCTGCTCACCGCTCGCTGA
- the alr gene encoding alanine racemase, translating into MNYYPGRAVVDLDAIRDNVTVLRERAPTAQVMAVVKGDAYGHGLVPAARAALRGGATWLGAAQVPEALALRAAGITAPVLTWLYGPGAPLAQVLEAGIDISAPAPWALAEIADAARSTGRTARVHLKVDTGLARGGSFLEDWTAMLTRAVQLQADGVVSVVGVWSHLARADEVDHPSVLEQFDVFAEAVRRAEAAGAALEVRHLANSAATIAVPKVHYDLVRPGIAVYGLSPMPLTHPSPQVGLVPAMRLEADLHVVKDAGPGQGVSYGHTYTTSYPTTLATVPLGYADGIPRRASNVAPVQVAGRQVRIAGRVCMDQFVLDVRDLSVAAGDTAVLFGSGSDGEPTAQDWADAVGGISYEIVTQIGPRVPRVYRGEDA; encoded by the coding sequence GTGAACTACTACCCGGGACGCGCCGTCGTCGATCTCGACGCGATCCGTGACAACGTCACCGTGCTGCGCGAGCGCGCCCCGACCGCTCAGGTGATGGCCGTCGTCAAGGGGGATGCGTACGGGCATGGCCTGGTGCCGGCCGCACGAGCGGCGCTGCGCGGCGGCGCCACCTGGCTCGGTGCCGCTCAGGTGCCCGAGGCGCTCGCGCTGCGTGCCGCCGGGATCACGGCGCCGGTTCTCACCTGGCTGTACGGTCCCGGTGCCCCTCTGGCTCAGGTGCTCGAGGCGGGTATCGACATCTCCGCCCCGGCTCCGTGGGCACTGGCCGAGATCGCCGACGCCGCCCGGAGCACCGGTCGTACCGCGCGGGTGCACCTGAAGGTGGACACCGGACTGGCTCGTGGCGGCTCCTTCCTGGAGGACTGGACGGCGATGCTCACCAGAGCCGTGCAGCTCCAGGCCGACGGTGTGGTCTCGGTGGTCGGTGTCTGGTCCCACCTGGCTCGCGCCGACGAGGTGGACCACCCCAGCGTGCTCGAGCAGTTCGACGTCTTCGCCGAGGCCGTGCGCCGGGCCGAGGCTGCGGGTGCGGCCCTCGAGGTGCGGCACCTGGCCAACTCGGCCGCCACTATCGCCGTGCCGAAGGTGCACTACGACCTGGTCCGCCCGGGGATCGCCGTCTACGGGCTCTCCCCGATGCCCCTCACACATCCGTCGCCGCAGGTGGGCCTGGTGCCGGCGATGCGCCTGGAGGCGGACCTGCATGTGGTCAAGGATGCCGGACCCGGCCAGGGCGTCTCCTACGGCCACACCTACACCACGTCCTACCCGACCACCTTGGCCACCGTGCCCCTCGGGTACGCCGACGGCATTCCCCGGCGGGCCAGCAACGTCGCCCCGGTGCAGGTGGCCGGTCGTCAGGTGCGGATCGCCGGGCGGGTGTGCATGGACCAGTTCGTGCTGGATGTGCGTGACCTGTCGGTGGCGGCCGGCGACACGGCGGTCCTGTTCGGCAGTGGTTCTGACGGCGAGCCGACCGCGCAGGACTGGGCGGACGCCGTCGGGGGGATCAGCTACGAGATCGTGACGCAGATCGGCCCGCGGGTGCCGCGGGTGTACCGAGGAGAGGATGCATGA
- the tsaE gene encoding tRNA (adenosine(37)-N6)-threonylcarbamoyltransferase complex ATPase subunit type 1 TsaE, protein MTVETSVSLQLTDAEATTAFGRQLAGVLRAGDLVILTGDLGAGKTTLTQGIGDGLGVRGRVASPTFIIAREHQPVGAGPGLIHVDAYRLTSIAEVDALDLDSSLEESVTVVEWGAGLVEGLAQDRLEIHLERPRGGTAAEAGEDQPRRVQLRPVGQRWTGVDLGALAPHA, encoded by the coding sequence ATGACGGTGGAGACCAGCGTGAGCCTCCAGCTCACCGATGCCGAGGCCACCACGGCGTTCGGGCGACAGTTGGCCGGTGTGCTGCGGGCCGGTGACCTGGTGATCCTCACCGGTGACCTCGGCGCGGGTAAGACCACGCTCACTCAGGGCATCGGCGACGGGCTCGGGGTGCGCGGGCGAGTCGCCTCACCCACGTTCATCATCGCCCGCGAGCACCAACCGGTCGGCGCCGGGCCCGGTCTGATCCACGTGGACGCCTACCGGCTCACCTCGATCGCGGAGGTCGACGCCCTCGACCTGGACAGCTCGTTGGAGGAGTCGGTGACCGTGGTCGAGTGGGGTGCCGGCCTGGTCGAAGGGCTCGCGCAGGACCGGCTCGAGATCCACCTGGAGCGCCCTCGCGGTGGAACTGCGGCGGAGGCCGGTGAGGACCAGCCACGCCGCGTGCAACTGCGCCCGGTCGGGCAGCGGTGGACCGGGGTGGACCTCGGCGCGCTGGCGCCGCACGCGTAA
- the tsaB gene encoding tRNA (adenosine(37)-N6)-threonylcarbamoyltransferase complex dimerization subunit type 1 TsaB gives MITLCLDTSDGAAVAVLRDGATLAAARSTDPRRHVETLTPMIVACLTEAEVAPDEVTAVAVGTGPAPFTGLRVGLVTARTFALARGIEAYGVSSLDAIADEALEQAGEEVLVATDARRREVYWARYRRSAVGGLELMAGPGVESADVVAAEHNDLVAAGAVVGRGVALYPDVLAPEAIEEDRLRRAALTVDPVRLGALAAERAGQGADQPTEALYLRRPDVHVTPGAGSSRAS, from the coding sequence GTGATCACTCTCTGCCTGGACACCTCCGATGGTGCGGCCGTGGCGGTGCTGCGTGACGGCGCCACGTTAGCCGCCGCCCGCAGCACCGACCCGCGTCGTCACGTGGAGACGCTCACCCCGATGATCGTCGCCTGCCTCACCGAGGCCGAAGTGGCACCCGATGAGGTGACGGCCGTGGCGGTGGGCACCGGACCGGCGCCGTTCACCGGGCTGCGCGTGGGACTGGTGACCGCGCGCACCTTCGCCCTGGCGCGTGGGATCGAGGCGTACGGAGTGAGCTCGCTGGACGCCATCGCCGACGAGGCGCTCGAGCAGGCGGGCGAGGAGGTGCTGGTGGCCACGGACGCGCGCCGCCGGGAGGTGTACTGGGCTCGATACCGCCGATCTGCCGTCGGAGGGCTGGAACTGATGGCAGGCCCCGGTGTGGAGTCCGCCGACGTGGTGGCAGCCGAGCACAATGACCTCGTGGCGGCTGGTGCCGTGGTGGGTCGTGGCGTGGCCCTCTACCCCGACGTGCTCGCACCGGAGGCGATCGAGGAGGACCGCCTCCGCCGCGCGGCACTCACCGTCGACCCGGTCCGCCTCGGTGCATTGGCCGCCGAGCGTGCGGGGCAGGGCGCCGACCAGCCGACCGAGGCGCTCTACCTGCGCCGGCCCGACGTGCACGTGACTCCGGGCGCAGGCAGCAGCCGAGCGTCGTGA
- the rimI gene encoding ribosomal protein S18-alanine N-acetyltransferase, which yields MTRPGALSLRPLAPADLDTVMALEPELFGRGAWSRAIYDDELRRADRYYVAATDGGRLVGYAGLATGPDATIMTIGVAPGHRRRGHAARMLAELVGQARCVGAEALFLEVRADDEGAQALYRGFGFIPLGVRRGYYQPEGADAVVMRLPLSTRQGPGPIGSEMIEEDTRMADLDVRHRVLVTATELHELLAGPERLVVLDVRWSLAEPDGRKFYIAGHIPGAQFVDLDRDLAGPPSGEAGRHPLPDLADLQMAARRWGIDDGDSVVVYDDTGGTSAARAWWLLRWAGLEDVRILDGGLHAWSEIGGILEDGDVLVEPGTVTLSADHMPVADAGDAASAPARGVLLDARARERYAGETEPVDPRAGHIPGAVSAPTAENLDAERRFRPSEQLTERFASVGVPEADDVVVYCGSGVTAAHEVAALAAIGVPARLYTGSWSQWSADEARPVATGLQPATD from the coding sequence GTGACACGTCCGGGCGCGCTGAGCCTGCGGCCGCTCGCTCCCGCCGACCTGGACACGGTGATGGCGCTCGAGCCGGAGCTGTTCGGCCGCGGCGCCTGGAGCCGGGCGATCTACGACGACGAGCTCCGCCGGGCCGACCGGTACTACGTGGCGGCCACGGATGGGGGCCGGCTGGTCGGCTACGCCGGGCTTGCCACCGGCCCGGACGCGACGATCATGACGATCGGTGTGGCCCCTGGTCATCGTCGCCGTGGACATGCCGCCCGGATGCTCGCCGAACTGGTGGGGCAGGCGCGCTGCGTCGGAGCTGAGGCCCTCTTTCTCGAGGTGCGGGCCGACGACGAGGGCGCGCAGGCGTTGTACCGCGGGTTCGGGTTCATCCCGCTGGGAGTGCGCCGCGGCTACTACCAGCCCGAGGGCGCGGATGCGGTGGTGATGCGGTTACCGTTGAGCACGCGGCAGGGCCCCGGCCCGATCGGGTCCGAGATGATCGAGGAGGACACCCGCATGGCTGATCTCGACGTGCGCCACCGCGTGCTGGTTACGGCGACCGAGCTGCACGAGCTACTCGCTGGGCCTGAACGCCTGGTGGTGCTCGACGTGCGCTGGTCGCTCGCCGAGCCGGACGGGCGCAAGTTCTACATCGCCGGGCACATCCCGGGGGCACAGTTCGTGGACCTCGACCGCGACCTCGCCGGTCCGCCCTCCGGGGAAGCAGGCCGTCACCCACTGCCTGACCTGGCCGATCTGCAGATGGCCGCCCGGCGGTGGGGGATCGACGACGGTGACTCCGTGGTGGTCTACGACGACACCGGGGGAACGTCCGCCGCGCGTGCCTGGTGGCTGCTGCGCTGGGCGGGGCTGGAGGACGTGCGGATCCTGGACGGTGGCCTGCACGCATGGAGCGAGATCGGCGGCATCCTGGAGGACGGGGACGTCCTGGTCGAGCCCGGGACCGTGACCCTTTCCGCGGACCACATGCCGGTGGCGGACGCCGGCGACGCCGCATCCGCGCCCGCTCGTGGCGTCCTGCTGGACGCCCGGGCCCGGGAGCGCTACGCGGGTGAGACCGAGCCGGTGGACCCGCGTGCCGGGCATATTCCCGGTGCCGTCAGTGCACCTACGGCGGAGAACCTGGACGCGGAGCGCAGATTCCGGCCGAGCGAGCAGCTCACCGAGCGGTTCGCCTCCGTCGGTGTGCCCGAGGCAGACGATGTGGTCGTCTACTGCGGGTCCGGGGTGACCGCGGCGCACGAGGTCGCCGCGCTGGCAGCGATCGGCGTGCCGGCGCGCCTGTACACCGGGTCGTGGTCGCAGTGGTCGGCCGACGAAGCCCGACCGGTCGCCACGGGCCTGCAACCCGCCACCGACTGA
- the tsaD gene encoding tRNA (adenosine(37)-N6)-threonylcarbamoyltransferase complex transferase subunit TsaD, whose protein sequence is MATEHDDAPIVLGIETSCDETGIALVRGQELLVDVTASSMDEHARFGGIVPEVASRAHLEAFGPTLTAAVERAGLTLGDIDAVAVTSGPGLVGSLTVGVAAAKSLALGLGVPLYGVNHILGHVAVDVLVDGPFPEEFLGLVVSGGHSSLLHVRDIATDVVELGQTLDDAAGEAFDKVGRLLGLPYPGGPHVDKLAQQGDPEAFAFPRGLSKPKDLAAHAYNFSFSGLKTAVARVVEGFTDRGEEVPAADVAASFSEAVADVLVTKTLAACAKHDVRCVVIGGGFSANSRLRSLATERFGDAGIEVRIPPIRYCTDNGAMIAALGSAVVTAGLPPSDFAITIDSQMPLTQVLATA, encoded by the coding sequence ATGGCAACAGAGCATGATGACGCCCCCATCGTCCTGGGCATCGAGACCTCCTGTGACGAGACCGGGATCGCCCTGGTCCGCGGACAGGAGCTGCTGGTCGACGTCACCGCTTCGTCGATGGATGAGCACGCCCGCTTCGGTGGGATCGTGCCGGAGGTGGCGAGCCGGGCGCACCTGGAGGCCTTCGGCCCGACCCTGACGGCCGCCGTCGAGCGGGCTGGACTCACCCTGGGCGATATCGATGCGGTGGCGGTGACCTCCGGACCGGGGCTGGTCGGTTCGCTCACCGTGGGGGTGGCCGCGGCGAAGTCCCTCGCGCTCGGCCTGGGCGTGCCGTTGTACGGGGTGAACCACATCCTCGGGCACGTGGCCGTGGACGTGCTCGTGGATGGCCCGTTCCCGGAAGAGTTCCTCGGCCTCGTGGTCTCCGGTGGGCACTCGAGCCTGTTGCACGTACGCGACATCGCCACCGACGTGGTCGAGCTCGGTCAGACCCTCGACGACGCCGCCGGTGAGGCCTTCGACAAGGTGGGCCGCCTGCTCGGCCTGCCGTACCCGGGCGGCCCGCACGTGGACAAGCTCGCCCAGCAAGGTGACCCAGAGGCGTTTGCCTTTCCCCGCGGGCTCTCCAAGCCGAAAGACCTCGCCGCACACGCCTACAACTTCTCCTTCTCCGGGCTGAAGACCGCTGTGGCACGGGTGGTGGAGGGGTTCACCGATCGCGGCGAGGAGGTGCCGGCCGCCGACGTCGCAGCCTCCTTCTCCGAGGCCGTCGCCGACGTGCTGGTCACCAAGACCCTCGCTGCCTGCGCCAAGCACGACGTGCGGTGCGTGGTGATCGGGGGCGGCTTCTCGGCGAACAGTCGGCTGCGTTCGCTCGCTACCGAACGGTTCGGTGACGCAGGTATCGAGGTGCGGATCCCCCCGATCCGCTACTGCACGGACAACGGCGCCATGATCGCCGCCCTCGGCTCGGCCGTGGTGACAGCCGGTCTGCCGCCCTCGGACTTCGCGATCACCATCGACTCCCAGATGCCCCTCACGCAGGTCCTGGCGACCGCATGA